In one Amia ocellicauda isolate fAmiCal2 chromosome 2, fAmiCal2.hap1, whole genome shotgun sequence genomic region, the following are encoded:
- the LOC136712267 gene encoding sodium channel protein type 1 subunit alpha-like, giving the protein MATMLLPPGPDSLRRFTRESLAAIENRIAEEQARNAKQEYREDLGDVELPKPRADLEAGKQLPRIFGDIPSELVGVPLDDFDSYYNNQKTFIVLNKGKTIFRFSATSALYIFSPFHPIRRVSIRILVHSYPFWLSECTRYFSHHYTSMK; this is encoded by the exons ATGGCAACCATGTTGTTACCACCGGGTCCTGACAGCTTGCGCCGGTTCACTCGTGAATCCCTGGCTGCTATCGAGAACCGGATTGCCGAGGAGCAGGCCAGGAACGCGAAGCAGGAGTACAGAGAGGATCTGGGCGACGTGGAGCTGCCGAAGCCACGGGCCGACCTCGAGGCCGGCAAGCAGCTGCCGCGCATCTTCGGCGACATTCCTTCCGAACTCGTTGGCGTGCCTCTGGACGATTTTGACTCCTACTACAACAACCAGAAG ACTTTCATAGTACTGAACAAGGGAAAAACCATCTTCCGATTTAGTGCCACATCTGCACTGTATATTTTTAGTCCTTTCCATCCCATCAGAAGGGTGTCAATAAGAATTTTAGTTCACTCATATCCTTTTTGGCTCAGTG AGTGTACCCGCTACTTCAGTCACCACTACACCAGTATGAAGTGA